A segment of the Methanosarcinales archaeon genome:
CATAGATCTAATTATAAATGCCTTCTCTTCTTCCAACCTTTAAAATTCTAATTTCAGATTCATGGACAGCATAAATAATTCGAAAATCTCCAATTCTTATACGATATGTCCTCTGTCTTCCCTTTATTTTCTTATATGGTAGGCTGTACGGGTTTTGTTCTAACTGTTTTAATTTCTCAATTATTCTCTGTTTGTCATTAGAAGAAATGCTTTCAAGAAATGAAATTGCATTTTTACTTAAAGACATGTTAAAAGTCATACTAAATCTTGAATAGA
Coding sequences within it:
- a CDS encoding type II toxin-antitoxin system RelE/ParE family toxin, with translation MTFNMSLSKNAISFLESISSNDKQRIIEKLKQLEQNPYSLPYKKIKGRQRTYRIRIGDFRIIYAVHESEIRILKVGRREGIYN